CGGCGCGGCGTCGCAGTATTGACTCAAAATTACTCAGAAACAATGACAATCGGCACAGAGCATAATGCCTCATTTAAAATGTCAAGTTCTCGCCTGCCCGCGCCGCGACTCCGCCTCGACTTCTTCAGTAAGCTTCTACCTGGGCTCgcatatcctaactaatattataaatgcaaaagtaactgtgtctgtctgtctgtctgtctgttactctttcacgccaagactactgaacggatttgaatgaaatttggtatacatacggtctagaccctgggaaagaacataggctactttttatcctggaattcccacgggaaaactttttaaggagaagcaaagcgcgcgggaacagctagtagaaAATATAAAGAAGCGCCTTGAAATGAACCTCTTTGCCGCCACCGCCAatacgccgccgccgccgcctcctgCCCTCTGATGCAGTGAGCGCAGCGCCTTACAATGACTTCTTTTAGATTCAGTGACAAACGCTAGAGCATGACAAGCGTTGTTCgccattataaaaatattagccagtcagataaATCTCAGTAAGACTGcccagcgctccgaaacttcggaaaaacaaaataatctgTATCTCTAACTACGACTATtgtcgttgtattaagcgtgtgGATTGATTGACAATTCCCGTTCATTCGTTCGTTGTTAAAGTGACCCTCCTGGGACGTATTGATAAGTCACTCGTGGTACCTCCTTTCCTAAACCCCGTGAAATGTCGAGGTACTAAGATTTTAGTTGAAATTTTGTGCTGTAATCAGGTTTACTAGGATATGCCCAAAgaacctaagtaggtactagaGTATGACAAGTCTAACTGTGCAACTGAAACAATCGTCAACACCAAAAAAGTTTGCGCTACTTGTGGATTTTACGTTAAACTTCATAAAGTGTAAAGTATGGAAGAAAAATACACGTTATTTTTAacgaattatttatttaaatttcaaaattcttaaaaaatattcttaaccAAGTACCAACGTATTTCAAGAGAATAACTTAGGCAAGAcacttattatgtacttactattatcgtaatattaaaattgttcattattattttatcataattataaaaaactcattattattattataattttatatcacATTGAAGACAAGTcttttactttagtaaatgaCAAGACAACAGTTTTATGGTTTTCGTTCATAAAATAACTACCAAATACCCTATCGaagaaattttataaataaaccattTTCATACTtgtagtaagtatacatatacttattatataaaGGCAAGTACTCAGGTAGATAAGGTTATATGATAAAACATTGAGAGCTTAAAAACTTATTGGCCCAACCATAGAATACAAACGGTCTACTAATATTAGTAATTACCAAATTGGCAAGCTTAAATTTAACACagaaattataagtaataaattataaatttgtttaatTGGTAACACTGTCTTCAAAAAAGATAATTAAGTTTGTAGcctcataaaaaaaactatagtgattttttaaatgaataataCCTAGGCTGGACCATAGcaatttctaagtaagtataagatTAATCTCCAAAAGTCTGACAAAACTCGTGTTTATAAACATCACTGGCTGTATTCGCAGTAGTAATGACACCACTAGTACCTCTAGTataggtttgatagtttgtcgaaaactacaaaagtttacgttttcacGCATACAAAGTGTGCCTCCAGCAGAAGCTATCGTGGCACctattttgacagataatgtctgaaaaaaaactaaacttttCTCGTTTTCGTAATTTGCAAAACCAGTAAGTACTAGAGGGTTGATATCGATAAAGATTTTGAGCAAATAGTGGCAGTAGATTCGACCGATTTGATAAAAAACCAACGTGCAAAAAGTTTTGAGCAATTTGTCATTTCATCAGTCCTTTACTTAAAATCCAGCTTAATAAatacgtaaaaaaatcctGAGACAGGATCGTTTCTTTAACATAAATTCCTTAACTATATTCATGGAATGTAGGCAGAAGTTTGTACAAAATCGCTTAACTGACTCCGTAGCAAAAGTCCTTACTCCACAAAAACCGACTTCGTCAGTTCACTATCAATGGCACCATTTTGAGAATGTACTTCTTTACTCCTCGTTTAAACACATTTTCAAATTCAGTCAGAAATATGAACCAACTCATCTTTCGTTCTCTGTTCCGCATCTAGCTCTTTCAATTTGTTAGCTCTTTCACACTCGATCTTCAGCCTTGCTGTTAAATCGTCGAACCCACTACCATCATCTACAACTTCTATATCTAGATACTTGAAATCATCTTCACTGTCAGACTGAGCTACTCTCGAGTAAATCTGCTGATTGTTAGATTTCATTTCGCTTTCACTGTTAGAATCATCTTTGTACGCATCGTTGCTGGCAGTTTCATGTGTGGCAGGAATCAAAGAGTTTTTCCTTGAAGAGACATCTTGGAATATATGTTTAACATGCGTCAGCTCATCTCTGACCTTATCTTTGACGCTTCCAATAGAATCGTACACTCGATCACCTAATTTGTGGCTCAATTCTTTGATCCTATCGCCGTGGATTTTGATGAAACCTGACGGTCTACGTCCATCGTAGTGTAACTGCAAATTCTCATCAGACTCAGAGTCGTCACCGAGAGGGATTTCGCAGGGGGTGTAAATTTCATCCttttcacttttatgtttggcgttgttttctttttcaaaCCAGAGGTCAGTGCCGATGATGATGTTGCGTTGTTTCTTGCTCTTGTCAAAGGACTTGAACATGACGTTGAAGGCGAGGCGGTAGACGGTCAGCAGGATGAAGAAGACTCCGAGAATGAAGAAGATGTACATGCAAGCTTGCTCCACGACCGGCAAGATGTTCAGGTACAGTTTGAAGCGGGTCTCCATGCTCTCGGGCAAGGAGTACATTCtctgtaacaataaaaaagtatttaatcagtgaatttctatatatcataagatttatattatggTAGCTGTGAGATTGACTGTAATTTGGAGGTAgtagattaaataaaatatgtacgcgtattgaattgaattgaatatgCAGACGCTATCTCATGGTTTAGAGGCCAAAATATATCTAGACCTGGGTATAGAGCATCATAATGATCGAACAGttgttgatgatgattttaCAGTCtggtacggtcatgtgcagagaaacctgaccccgttctcatagtaacaatgcgaAACCCCCTTTCTGGCAATGATACCTGAGAAAGCTTAGGTTTTTTGCACCTGCATGTAAGTACTAAAGTAGACAATAAACACAAAGCAAGAACCACTCACAATATCGAACCACAGCAGCGGCAGATACATGTTGGAGAATCTGCCGGCGTTGGTGATGGAGGAGAGGTCTCCGAGCGCCATGTTGATCTGGATCTTGGCGCTCACGTCGATCGGGAGGCCTGACTCCGGCTGCAGCCAGAATCTGGTGAGAAAATAATAATGGGAGAACTTGAGAATTATGGAATAAGGCAAGTTGATGAATTGAATTGTActtctaataaaaataatagataaAAGTGAAAATGGCGTCGGTTGAGTTTCTGAAAATTATAAGTTAGTTCTATCGAAGGTCGTAGCGTTAGTGTTgcgttttttgttttcttctaCAGCGGATTTATTACTGAATCACCCTACAGGAGTAGAATAAACGTGAATACTTAATCCTGCATAATATCTAATAGATAAATGTTTCAGTCATTGTTCAAGATTAGGTCATAAACATTTAATGACAAATAATAACGATTGGTATTGATCTATCTTGTAAGGTCAAGTTGGGTCGAGGCATTGAAAAATGCTTCTAGAATTTTCTAAAGATTGCTCAGAATTAAAGATTTAAATTGAATATCTCACGCAAttcattatataattataatgatgaaATGCGTAAGAAATAAAAGGGCGCCATAAAAATGTATCATAACTTAGAATTTAACTAATAAAGAAGCAAATTTTGACCTCattgtaatattaatttaaaatatgccAAAAACAGCCTcgaattaatataaaaattagtCGTATTTTATGGGGTCAATGGTTTATCATGCAAATCAGAAAGATTATCACTTTTAGAGGTAGCCGACAATGACTTTACGTAGAAGACCGATAACAGAATTTTATTGATCTTTTATTTTCAGCAGTGGGATATCTACTACAATATTTAATCTTTATACATGGTGTTTTAACCCCCGACGAGAAATTGGGTCTTTGTAAGTTTAACGTTGTGAACGCCTGAACCGATTGTAAAATTGAACCGGATAAGGTGACCCCAAGTTAGTGTTCTTAGgcaaattttatcaaaatcggcttagctgTTCAGTTTATTAGTGATGAATGTCTGGGCAAGGAAttgtataataaaaagtcCTTCGTCAGTCAAGTGTTGGTACAAAGTCCTGGGTCTATAACGCTGTTTAGGTTATTGTTGGCAATCAATCCTTTTTCAATGGTAGACAAAATATAGTGACGCTTCTTGGAAGACGACCATTTCCAACAGTTAAAACTTTTTGTCAAATTAGGTCTCAAAATTTTTATAGCTTACCTAGTCTCATGCTTCTCCTTGGAAGGCGTCAATCCCTCCACCTTGCTGGACAGCACCTCGTCCCCCTTGTAGAAGTGCGGGTACGACAGAGCTATCGGGAACCCGTAGTAGCAGTCCGTCACGTCGAGCAGGCCCGCTGGGAGGCATTTACCTGgggaaaaaaattatattaaattgatATTATAGGAAACGGATCTGAAATGGAGATGGGAAGGGCATCTGActctctctctcagcacaaacttgcttgtgttggggtccaccaacctgCACTTGGCCAACGTAGTGGACtagcctaaacccttccttcattggaaggagacccgtgccccagcagtggggacgtaatgggtcgtgatgatgaaagGCATCTCGAAGCAGAAATAGAGATGGGCAGGGCATCTGGCAAGGCGGGACGACGGTAGGTGGACCAAGGCTGTGTCGGTGGCAAAGGGAGGGACGGCGATCAGTCGGTAGACCGCCGACCCGTTGTTCCGATGACATTAGGAGAGTGACTGGACCAAACTGGATGAGTGTAGCACAGGACCGTGGGACTTGGTGCTATACCATATAGATCACGTCCAGtagcgtgctttgggagaggcctacatcCAGAAATAGACTGATATAGGCTGATGACGATGTTGATTATGAAGAagataataaagaaaataatgaaGATGATGCTGAtgttgattatgatgatgaagaagaagaagatgaagATAAAGAAATCCTCACCTTTCCTGCAGAAGCACTGGTTCTCCTTGACGTGCTTGCCGTTGTCGAACAGGTTCTCCGGGAACGTGTACATGTAGCTCTTCAGGCCGCTCTTCACCCCCTCCGCTACCGGGACCTGGGGACAGATTGACAAGATTGTAGAGAATGTTTAGGGGAGAGAGGGCGGGAGGAAAATTAAAGGGATGACTTCTGTAACTAGTAAAAATCTTTAGACTTGAGAGAGACGCCATCATCAGTGAATTATTCAGAAAATTTGATGGATGAATTAAAAACTGATCATTAAGTAAGGTAGGTATCTTTAGTTAAAAAACATTGGAAACGAACCATGCAAGCTTCGATATAGTTACGAGACAAAAATAAGAAACTTAAAACGAGGGGTGTTTTAGAAAAACGACAAGTCGCAAATCGGTACAGCCGTTTCTGAGCTACGTGACacacacagacagatacacagactcAGTATACCACCCCTCATTATCATCGAgggttaaataataataagtccAAAAAGAACTTACCAAGGGAGCAGCACGACACAAATTCTTCCTAAAGAACAGCACACTCTCATTCTTGCCCACCCCCCCCTTGAACTTAGTCCCGTCTGACGCATACTGCACATTGGAGCAGTGCTTCCCGTCCCACTGGGGCAGGTCAGTTGACCCCTTGTAGGTGTCGATGAGACCAGCGTTGGAGATGTCCCCGGCCCCGGTGAAAATGGTCTCGTAGTCGCCGTTGAAGTCGTACATCTGGGGGTTAAAttaagaataatattatgtaaaaaaacgttttttttcgaatattgtgtaagtaagtacaatattGTTAAAGTCGGTTGTTGTAAGGAATGTTGTAGAGGGTGGTGGAAAAGGTTACTTAACTAAGTAATTTGATTTTTACATCCCACAATTTTTATGaatgtatgaaaaaatatattaattttccTATTAGCGTCCTTCTTttggcatcgtacgcaacggacgcaatgcattcagtattctttgtatgtaGAAATTCAAGTGCGTctacttcatcggcattgccggtGACGTTTCTCTATATGAGAAACGTCATTCATGAAAACCCGTTTGGTCTGATACGTACGATACGGATAGGTACGACACTTAATTTAAGTTATACCTAATGAAAAGAAGAGATGAGTCTCACATTGTTTTGGTGTTTTTTCCCGTTCTCAGAAAAGTAAGATAAATATACAAAAGCGAGGTTTCAAGTGCATCTGTACTGTATTTTAACCTTCGGGTGAGCTATACATTGATAACCTATCTGTTCGTCATTCAATGTCTAACATTTTGCGAACTCAGCTACAATATCTTTCCTACACATAATTACCTCAACTTTGAATGGatattattatagaaataacattatttttactttgttataTGCACAGTTTGCTAAAGTTACATCAAGTACCTAGTAGTTAGTATAAAGTTTTAACTAAATATTCAAGATTTAACAACCTGAAAAAGAtgtaaatcaaaaatatttcagaTTTAACGTAACTCAATTCAAGCATAACTTTTGAGGCACTTCGGCCACATGGTCTACCAACCTTAGATAGGTGGCCAGTAGgccagtagtggctggatgaggaaggttgaggacagagtgttgcgGCGCTCCTTAGaaaaggcctatgtccagtagtagacgattctgatgatgatgtttatGATGAAATGCTAAAAATAGACTTAACCTCCTAGGACCCAGAGACCTAAAATTTCACAACTTACAGTTTTCTATCTGAACCCTATCGTGGATTTCCACATTATGTCTCTGGGTCTTTAGAGgctaagggtgggttgcatcaaCATGCCGGTTATCGTAATAGTTAAGGTTAAACTTAGCAATGACAGAGTGGTTATAGTTAACATTTTACTGCAACGCGTTGCACCATCACTTCGTTCgtcattgttaatgttattagggttgctaatcgtttgagacataattatccccaaagttattgtgggaaacgtttttatgtagggcaataccaaatctagctgtcggactgaagccgtcacagagtacattgtaGCCGTCATTCTCTGTCAAAGCACTCAAAGTCAACATGTCATAGGACCTAAGTCTGTTATTCCTCCAAATATTGACCAAaagattatcatcaataaaacccgcgacaaagtagactcaggtttattattaactagctgttcccgcgcgcttcgcttcgccttaaaaagttttcccgtgggaattccgggataaaaagtagcctatgttctttcccagggtctagaccgtatgtataccaaatttcattcaaatccgttcagtagttttggcgtgaaagtgtaacagacagacagacagacagacagacagacagacagacagacagacacagttactttcgcatttataatattagttaggattaattCTTAACAAGTTGAAACGAGCAggtaaacgcagcgtgggacgccctcctgcccgctggactgatgaccttaggcgggtggcgggtagtggttggatgaggaaggccgaggaccgagtgttgtggcgcaccttgggagaggcctatgtccagcagtggatgattattggctgatgatgatgatgatgatgaagttgaaattaaacaaaattaaaactaacaatgtaatctattgaaatattttatttttatcaacattcctgttaactgcatagacaggttcctcttcatcagatgatgaatcatcataaaaaaacctagcTGGTGGTACAGGGTCTCTCATtttgttacataatatatgtattatgcaGCTATGGCGTAGCCACTATAATGGGCTGCACTCTTCTTAGTTCTGtccttatttttattgataaattgctgtatttgagtgattgcgaaatttctgaaaacaaggttattcaattaaaaagttacgtAGGTTACTTTGATACTAGATTGCTGCGCTGGACCAGCAGCCGGCCggtagctggtagtggctggataaggaaggccgagggcacagtgttgtttcgctccttgggagagctCATGGCTAGAAATGGACGCTTATTTGGTGGTGAAGATGATCATTAcacctacaacataataataggtgcATTGGTACTTACTTCGTCGTTGGAGGCAGTAAGAAAGGTTCTAGTTTTAAAGCCAACACACGAGCCACATTTTTGAGACCTGGAACCTATCCAAGAACGAGTTCTCATCCCAAGTTGCGAATCTATCAGTTCTCTGAAAGTACACCTTTCTCTTAATATTTCGTAAGTTCCGTACTTACTCCACCTCAATCTCAATTTCTGAGGAACTTGTTTCAAGCTCTATTTCACGTAGAAGCgacatgataataattatttaatatttatatttgtacgtaaTACTGTTTACTTTGAGGTTATACAATGCGTTTGACAGCTACCTGACTTTAACAAAAGCAGTAACCGGCCAACATTGGGTGGTTATGGTTATCGTTaaagttatgacgtcattttaaccatagttgaatggtgcaaccaatttttcgcttaaccgatgctttgacagacgatgtgacgtttgtaatagttaaagttaaatggtgcaacgcaACCTAACAAAGCAATAAATGACTAAACAAGACTACAAACTCACCCGATCAATAAGCCCAAGCTTATCAAAATAGATCCATCCGGGCATGAAGGTGTTCCCCAGGGTCATCAGGTTGCTCTTGTAGCCCATCATGAACTCCTTGGCCGTCATCTTGACCAGCGGCTGGCTCTTGGTCATGGTGATCAGATTGTTCAGCCCGAAGCGAGTGAACATGCTCTGTGGGGCGACCACGTTCGCTATGCTCTGTGGAAGAGGGAATCAGGTGGTGAAGTTTTGGATACTCTACCGCTACGTCTGTACCAGCGTCCTAAGTTTACAACATAAAGAAGTTTAGTGCTAATGCAAATAACAAAATACGGCATCAATGTTTCTGAAACTGACGTGGTATTCCTTATTGttctttaataatatatattatatcaatAGTTGTCTGATAGAGTactgaaactggcagttatcTGTTGCTAAATTGGTTTTGATGGTCACCTTTTTACtttatacaatatattattattaaaaatccGGCGCACCCTAGGCAGTCAGAAGATTAGGTAATCTGAGTGGCCAATCGACCAGCGTTTATCACcgactctctctctctctcagccttctgtagtccactgttggacataggcctctcctaacgatcgccaccccaaacggtcacccgccatctgcatccagcggcttcccggtcatcagaccaacgggttggggggcgaccgacacgccgtttgccgacacggggtctccactccagaacctttgtactACAGCGGTCGTCGGCGACTAAGACCTATATTGCTATGTAAAAAATCCACcctgtatttataattaattatttatcgtTGAGTGCTACAGgcttgtttataaatatcccGAAATTCTCACAAAAACTACACAAGCAAAGAGTGATAGTTACATAAgaatatacaaatattatgtataagtttaTTAATGTAACTTCTTCACAAAATAGCCGTCGAATAAACTTGACCCAAATGTGTGTCTTTCACCTTTTCTTCAAGAGCAGAAAGATCGTAAAAGTTGTATTTTTCATACATAACTtcgtatataatatacttaaagtTATAAATGCGGAAAACGGTAAAAGTAGGGCTAGGTCAACAAAAGGGACACACTTTTAAATTGGTTTAAAGTGAGTGTTTATACTGGAAGGATCTTTAAATAAGGCCACATTTTATGCCCAAATATAagaacaaagtaaaaaaagcCTTTCTTTCGTTTAGCTATAGATTATATATAAGAGCTTAGTGCTGGTACTACTTGgttaaagtacttacttctTCAAAGAAGGATAAATGTTTAGATCATGATAAAAGTCACAACTTTAAATTTCTGATAATTATGTACGGTTTTTtcatgtaagtacatattatgatatttcTGTTCAGAACAATATCTCCCATTCACAGTTACCAGCCAGTCAGTCACAGAGACATTCAAACACAATGAAACCTATAACACCTCTCCACAATAACAACGTCATCAATAAAAGGTCGTATGAGCGGAATTCTcaatttttaagtttattgaCATGTCGGCCTCGCCGCTGCAACTTGCTAaagattaaataatattgttcaaGAGGCATGGTCGAGGTCGTATATTGAGAAATTCTCTTcagttacataataattatgacctCACGATCATATAAGAGACGGTGGTACAATAGGAATCATTTTAGCTGACTAATAGAGGTGACATTGACAGTGAAAAGTTATAACTTTCTCAACGAAAATACATTCGCGGGCAATGAAAATAGCATCAAAttattcctaaacggaaaaggctaggttaatgacgccgtctgcaatcataagaatattaccaacgaaaaacgtacctaaatattttattcgaatACTAAAGTGAAtgtaaaaaattggggtcattcgGTGTccatgttttgtataagtaagtggaacttattcattgctcatAAGTGGATATGAATGTTTTCCAGTATGTCGAGTGCAATGACCCTACTTCAATAAGTTCAATGATAAACTACCATCTTAGATTATTATTCAGATAATATTACTAGCTGCGAAGGCTTGAGGAGTGAATGGCATAAGATGTAGACGAATATTCTAGAACCTCCGAACTGATCAGCGCGGCTAATATCAGTTAGGAAATATAGTAGCTACTTTATAGGCTGTTTTGAAACTCATTCGCTTAGTAAACGTCGCGTGGTTGATAATTGTGTGGAATAGTTATTTTTGCATTTCGGATTGCAATTGTAATCACTCTCTTGCTTTGTTAGACATACAAAAGATTAAAAGAATTCCTATTATTCAGTAAAAAAAGCATCtactaattaggtaggtatattatttttaattaataataatttatcccTATACACATATTTGATATCCTAGGTAATACGGcaatacggctcgcgacctatcacgtgagtacaaatttataaagcgaaaagtgggtgactcagactaccccttcggggattacagtcgtgtgcatatgtatgtatgtatgtcctAGGTAATTATAGTACAAGCTGTACAAGTAACAACAAGTTGCATACGTCATTTGCGTTAGTCATAATGTCCAATAAAATATAGGGctttataaatatctcttgGGAATTAGACACGGGGTCAATGATCAGGTGTCGTAAATTTTGCAATAACATTACAACGGCAAGTACATACAAAATCAATATCTAGTAACACTTACTATATAATATTGGTATACCTAAGCCTTTATGTACTGTTTGAGTTAACCTTTATAATTACTACTAGCTTTTCTTTTACAGGGTtttcatcacaacccatcacgtccccactgctggggcacgggtctccttccaatgaaggaagggtttaggcctagtccaccacgctggcctagtgcgggttggtagaCGAGGGGTTTAATTAAAGGGTTACcagtgggaattccgggataaaacgTCGCCTATATCACTGAACTTTCTGAAATCAATTCATTAGCTCTTGAGTTTAATCGTTATTACAAATTtcatacatacttacaatATCGACATTACCATGATATTAGTATGATATATAAGTAGCTActacattttgtaaaaatctGAATACCTTTAAAACTTCCGTCATACGTcgtttatcatcatcatcatcatcactaagtgattaatcatcattaaagtagttttattataattagcaATCTAATTCAGTCTCAAAGGTAGTATATTGGctttattatgttaataatatgtttCTAGAAATAACTTAAGACGTAGGCAATTAACTGATAGATATATGCTTACAGATAGATTTATAAATGTTCCAAAAATGGAATATTCACACAAGAGCCACAAGTagctcagggggtcattctaaaaAACTTCTCTCCTATGCCTTTTAgaaatttacgttttttttactattccACTTTTTCTACACTATACACTGTGTGGCCCCCTGAGGCCCCTTTTAGGCTTCCTCTACCTATCaattttacaacaccctgtattgtatagttaGGGTGGATTTTTTTATCCCCATAGTGTCAATTTCCCGAGAATAATTCAAACACAAAGGCAAGACAAATAGGTCTGTAGTAGTCTGTACAATtaaaggctgatttttcaatggtcatataaatgttatctgaggaataaattTGTTGCTGTCAACgtcaaatacaaatattcagatgtgacagcatcagaattattccttaGATAAcccttatctgaccattgaaaaatcagccctgagtatattttttatcgtcattcataaatttattaagtaagtatttctttaaaaatatgatCTTTTAACACGCATTAAAATCTCTTTGTAAGGTAGATACTTAAgtgttttattatcaaaagTTAAATTATCATTCTAATgccatatttaattaaaacaagtgCTATTTCTAAACAAGCAACCGGTTTAGTAACGTAAGACATATACTTGTGCCATCTTGAAATCGTCAATTCTCTTGAGGTATAATCGTCAATTCtcgattaaaatttatagtttattaCCTACCTTAACAAACTAACAGCAAGTTTCACAACTTGCAAACTTCAAGTTAATCAGAACTTATTATGACAGGTAGCGCTGTATTTGTCAATATTGTCAGTGAGAAATACCTAAGTTCATGTTTAGCTAGATTTACGTAGTTGGAAACAGGACTTatgcaaataaaatttactgaacataattattataacaaagtAAATATTGACCAAATATGTTTGCTATATTAAGTGGCCAAATAGTTCAATAAgattaatgtaaataaattatgattgtAAAATGCCAATGTACTTAGTTATTCTTCaagtatttacttacaaacattGTTTACCTACTTTTGGTACACCTTGCTTCaatgaaaaaagaaaattatgattattag
The DNA window shown above is from Plutella xylostella chromosome 30, ilPluXylo3.1, whole genome shotgun sequence and carries:
- the LOC105395297 gene encoding scavenger receptor class B member 1 isoform X2 produces the protein MISFNRLFILLMFGFFALGAGCFVLFLHPYDFLFKQKVLFTDGGEIFEMWRKPEVDLYVKVYLFNVTNADDYLAGKADKVIVNEVGPYVYKELLEHKVTKFNDNGTVSAIPKHPLQWVDELSEGRKEDDILYLPHIALLSIANVVAPQSMFTRFGLNNLITMTKSQPLVKMTAKEFMMGYKSNLMTLGNTFMPGWIYFDKLGLIDRMYDFNGDYETIFTGAGDISNAGLIDTYKGSTDLPQWDGKHCSNVQYASDGTKFKGGVGKNESVLFFRKNLCRAAPLVPVAEGVKSGLKSYMYTFPENLFDNGKHVKENQCFCRKGKCLPAGLLDVTDCYYGFPIALSYPHFYKGDEVLSSKVEGLTPSKEKHETRFWLQPESGLPIDVSAKIQINMALGDLSSITNAGRFSNMYLPLLWFDIRMYSLPESMETRFKLYLNILPVVEQACMYIFFILGVFFILLTVYRLAFNVMFKSFDKSKKQRNIIIGTDLWFEKENNAKHKSEKDEIYTPCEIPLGDDSESDENLQLHYDGRRPSGFIKIHGDRIKELSHKLGDRVYDSIGSVKDKVRDELTHVKHIFQDVSSRKNSLIPATHETASNDAYKDDSNSESEMKSNNQQIYSRVAQSDSEDDFKYLDIEVVDDGSGFDDLTARLKIECERANKLKELDAEQRTKDELVHISD
- the LOC105395297 gene encoding scavenger receptor class B member 1 isoform X1 translates to MKEFVQIWNNVAGRRYSSVNTADREMRELSNKLKKDCDTSTFEANFTECEGLNNKFNDDLDFSDRKDAIINRLFERRRKGQVARQPTCLFILLMFGFFALGAGCFVLFLHPYDFLFKQKVLFTDGGEIFEMWRKPEVDLYVKVYLFNVTNADDYLAGKADKVIVNEVGPYVYKELLEHKVTKFNDNGTVSAIPKHPLQWVDELSEGRKEDDILYLPHIALLSIANVVAPQSMFTRFGLNNLITMTKSQPLVKMTAKEFMMGYKSNLMTLGNTFMPGWIYFDKLGLIDRMYDFNGDYETIFTGAGDISNAGLIDTYKGSTDLPQWDGKHCSNVQYASDGTKFKGGVGKNESVLFFRKNLCRAAPLVPVAEGVKSGLKSYMYTFPENLFDNGKHVKENQCFCRKGKCLPAGLLDVTDCYYGFPIALSYPHFYKGDEVLSSKVEGLTPSKEKHETRFWLQPESGLPIDVSAKIQINMALGDLSSITNAGRFSNMYLPLLWFDIRMYSLPESMETRFKLYLNILPVVEQACMYIFFILGVFFILLTVYRLAFNVMFKSFDKSKKQRNIIIGTDLWFEKENNAKHKSEKDEIYTPCEIPLGDDSESDENLQLHYDGRRPSGFIKIHGDRIKELSHKLGDRVYDSIGSVKDKVRDELTHVKHIFQDVSSRKNSLIPATHETASNDAYKDDSNSESEMKSNNQQIYSRVAQSDSEDDFKYLDIEVVDDGSGFDDLTARLKIECERANKLKELDAEQRTKDELVHISD